The following is a genomic window from Candidatus Methylomirabilota bacterium.
TACGACTCCGTGTTCGTCACCGATCACGTCGTCCTCCCCGTGTCGATGGCGCGCTCGGTCTACCCCTACTCGCCGACGGGGCGGTTCACGGGCGGCGCCGCGCAGGACTACCTCGAGCCGTTCGCGCTGCTGGGCTGGCTCGCCCACGCGACGCGGCGTGTCCGCCTCGGCACGAGCGTCCTCGTCGTCCCGTACCGCAACCCGCTCGTCACGGCCAAGATGCTCGCGACGCTCGACCGCCTCTCGCGCGGGCGCGTGATCCTCGGCGCGGGCGTGGGCTGGCTCCGCGAGGAGTTCGAGGCCCTCGCGGCGCCGCCGTTCGAGGCGCGCGGCGCCGTCACGGACGAGTATCTCCGCCTCATGCGCGCGACGTGGACCAGCGACCCGGTGAGCTTCGCGGGCACGTACTACCGGGTCCGCGACGTCCACGCCCTGCCGAAGCCCGCCCAGAAGGGCGGCGTCCCGATCTGGATCGGCGGCCACACCGACGGCGCGCTCAAGCGCGCCGGCACCCTCGGCGACGGCTGGCACCCGATCGTGCTCCGGCCCCCGGCGCTGCTCCTGCCCGACCAGTACGCGGCGAAGGCGAAGCAGGTGCACGCGTGGGCCCAGCGCGCGGGGCGCGACCCGAAGGCGGTCACGCTGACGCTGCGCTGTCCGATGGAGGTGCGCTCGGCACGGCAGAAGGCGGCGGCCGGCGACCGGCCGCTCTTCCAAGGCACCGCGGCGGAGGTCGCGGGCGACGTGCAGGCCTACGCGGCGCACGGCGTCTCCCACTTCGTCTTCGACCCGACCCACCAGGAGCCCGCCAAGGTCCTCGCCAACCTGGAGCGCTTCGCCGACGAGGTGAGGCCGAAGCTCAAGAGGGCCCGCGCGTGATCTCTCACGCCGAGGCGTGCCGGCTCATCGAGACGCCGCCCGCGGCGCTCGACGAGCTCCTCGCGCGCGCCGCCGAGGTGCGCGACCGGGGCCGCGGGCGGACGGTGACGTTCTCGGCGAAGGTCTTCGTGCCGCTCACCACGCTCTGCCGCGACTACTGCGGCTACTGCACGTTCCGCCGCGACCCGGGCGAGCCCGGCGCGCGGACCCTGACGCCGGACGAGGTCGTCGCGCTGGCGCAGGCCGGGGGCCGGCTCGGCGCGAAGGAGGCGCTCTTCTCCCTCGGCGACCGGCCCGAGGCCGCCTTCGCCGAGCATCGCGAGTTCCTCCGGCGCCACGGCCACCGCTCGACGCTCGGCTACCTCCGCGCCGTCTGCGCGCGCGTGCTCGCCGAGACGCCCCTCCTCCCCCACGCGAACCCCGGCGTGATGGGCGAGCGCGACCTCTCGGCGCTCCGCGAGGTCAACGTGAGCATGGGGCTCATGCTCGAGACCGTGTCCGAGCGCCTCCTCGGGCGCGGGATGGCCCACGACCGGGCGCCGGACAAGGTGCCGGCGCGGCGCCTCAGGACGATCGCGCTCGCGGGCAAGCTCGCGATCCCGTTCACCACGGGCCTCCTCATCGGGATCGGCGAGACGCCGCGCGAGCGCGTCGACACGCTCGTCGCCATCCGTGACCTGCACGAGCGGTACGGCCACGTCCAGGAGGTCATCGTCCAGAACTTTCGCGCGAAGCCGCGGATCCCGATGCGGGACCACCCCGAGCCGTCGCTCCCCGACATGCTGCGCACCCTCGCCGTCGCGCGGCTCGTGCTCGGCCCCGACGTCAACATCCAGGCGCCACCGAACCTCTCGCCGGGCGACTACGCGCGGCTCCTCGCGGCGGGCCTCAACGACTGGGGCGGCATCTCGCCGCTGACGCTCGATCACATCAACCCCGAGAAGCCGTGGCCGCTCATCCCGGAGCTCCGTCGCGCGACCGACGGCGCGGGCTTCGTCCTCCGCGAGCGCCTCGCGATCTACCCCGAGTACGCGCGGCGCGCGGAGTTCCTCGACGAGGCCCTGCGCCCGCGGGTCGCCGCGCTCGTGGACGGCCACGGCCTGGTGAAGGAAGCGTATGAGCACTGGCGACGCTGGTAAGCTCTCTCCGGCCCTCGACTGGGCGTCGCGCGGCGTGCGCGACGCCCTCGCCCGCGCGCTCGACGGGCACGAAGTCTCCACGGACGAGGCGCGCGCGCTCGCCCACGCCACGGGGCGCGACCTCGGCGCGCTCACGCTGGTCGCCGACGAGCTGCGGCGCCGGCAGGTCGGCGACGTCGTCACCTTCGTCGTCAACCGAAACGTCAACTTCACGAACGTCTGCATCAAGCACTGCGGCTTCTGCGCCTTCAGCCGCGACCACCGTGAGGAGGAGGGCTACCTCCTGCCGGTCCCCGAGGTCGTGCGCCGGGCGCGCGAGGCGTGGGAGCTCGGCGCCACCGAGGTGTGCATCCAGGCCGGGCTCCCGCCCAAGCTCGACGGCCGCTACTACATCGAGCTCGCGCGGGCGCTCAAGGCGGCGCTGCCCTCGCTGCACCTCCACGCCTTCTCCCCCGAGGAGGTGCTGTACGGCTCGGTGAGGTCGGGGATGCCGATCAAGGACTATTTGAGGGAGTTGAAAAACGCGGGCCTGGGAACACTGCCAGGAACCTCGGCCGAAATACTCGACCAGGAGATCCGCGATACCATATCGCGGGGCCGGATCACCGTGGACCAGTGGGTCGAGGTGATCACGACGGCGCACGCGCTCGGCATCCGCACGACCTCCACGATCATGTACGGCCACGTGGAGACGCCCGACCACTGGGTCCGCCACATGGACCTGCTGCGCTCGATCCAGCACGACACCGGCGGCTTCACGGAGTTCGTCCCGCTCTCGCTGATCCACTCGGAGGCGCCGATGCACGCGAAGGGTCTCGTGCCCGGCGTGCGCCCGGGCGCCACCGGCGTCGAGGTCGTGCGGATGCACGCGCTCGCGCGCGTCATGCTCGGCCCGAGCATCCGCAACATCCAGTGCTCGTGGGTCAAGGAGGGGCCGAAGCTCGCTCAGATCCTCCTCGACGCCGGGGCCAACGACATGGGCGGCACGCTCATCAACGAGTCCATCTCGACCTCGGCCGGCGCGACCCACGGCCAGCTCGTCGGGCCGGCCGAGCTCTGCCGCCTGATCCGCGACGCCGGGCGAGTGCCGGCGCAGCGCGACACCCTCTACGGGATCGTGCGTACCTATGGCGACGGGGAAATCCCCGACTCGCCGCTCGACCGCATCGAGGACGCCGAGACGCGCTTCGGCTCGTACCGGAAGCTGATCGCCTCGGGCGAGTTCCGCTTCACGCGCGGGTAGCCGAGCGCGGAGCCCTGTGGTATTAATTCACTTCGCGTCCAATCACACACGTTTCAGACGAGGAGGCCGCCCGTGGCGAAGACGATGACGAAGACCGCGACCCTTGCCGCCCTTGCGGAGAAGACCCAGTTCTCCAAGAAGCAGATCGAGGGCATCCTGGACGAGACGCTGCAGCTCGCGTGCAGGGAGGCGAAGAAGAGCGGCCAGTTCGTCCTCCCGGGCTTCGGCAAGCTCGTGCTGGCGAACCGCAAGGCGCGCATCGGGCG
Proteins encoded in this region:
- a CDS encoding LLM class F420-dependent oxidoreductase codes for the protein MEFGVSLPGRGPLGTPDILLRMATKADALRYDSVFVTDHVVLPVSMARSVYPYSPTGRFTGGAAQDYLEPFALLGWLAHATRRVRLGTSVLVVPYRNPLVTAKMLATLDRLSRGRVILGAGVGWLREEFEALAAPPFEARGAVTDEYLRLMRATWTSDPVSFAGTYYRVRDVHALPKPAQKGGVPIWIGGHTDGALKRAGTLGDGWHPIVLRPPALLLPDQYAAKAKQVHAWAQRAGRDPKAVTLTLRCPMEVRSARQKAAAGDRPLFQGTAAEVAGDVQAYAAHGVSHFVFDPTHQEPAKVLANLERFADEVRPKLKRARA
- the cofH gene encoding 5-amino-6-(D-ribitylamino)uracil--L-tyrosine 4-hydroxyphenyl transferase CofH — its product is MSTGDAGKLSPALDWASRGVRDALARALDGHEVSTDEARALAHATGRDLGALTLVADELRRRQVGDVVTFVVNRNVNFTNVCIKHCGFCAFSRDHREEEGYLLPVPEVVRRAREAWELGATEVCIQAGLPPKLDGRYYIELARALKAALPSLHLHAFSPEEVLYGSVRSGMPIKDYLRELKNAGLGTLPGTSAEILDQEIRDTISRGRITVDQWVEVITTAHALGIRTTSTIMYGHVETPDHWVRHMDLLRSIQHDTGGFTEFVPLSLIHSEAPMHAKGLVPGVRPGATGVEVVRMHALARVMLGPSIRNIQCSWVKEGPKLAQILLDAGANDMGGTLINESISTSAGATHGQLVGPAELCRLIRDAGRVPAQRDTLYGIVRTYGDGEIPDSPLDRIEDAETRFGSYRKLIASGEFRFTRG
- the cofG gene encoding 7,8-didemethyl-8-hydroxy-5-deazariboflavin synthase CofG — protein: MISHAEACRLIETPPAALDELLARAAEVRDRGRGRTVTFSAKVFVPLTTLCRDYCGYCTFRRDPGEPGARTLTPDEVVALAQAGGRLGAKEALFSLGDRPEAAFAEHREFLRRHGHRSTLGYLRAVCARVLAETPLLPHANPGVMGERDLSALREVNVSMGLMLETVSERLLGRGMAHDRAPDKVPARRLRTIALAGKLAIPFTTGLLIGIGETPRERVDTLVAIRDLHERYGHVQEVIVQNFRAKPRIPMRDHPEPSLPDMLRTLAVARLVLGPDVNIQAPPNLSPGDYARLLAAGLNDWGGISPLTLDHINPEKPWPLIPELRRATDGAGFVLRERLAIYPEYARRAEFLDEALRPRVAALVDGHGLVKEAYEHWRRW
- a CDS encoding HU family DNA-binding protein codes for the protein MAKTMTKTATLAALAEKTQFSKKQIEGILDETLQLACREAKKSGQFVLPGFGKLVLANRKARIGRNPQTGEPIKIPAKRVCKFRLAKSLKDAVLGKK